One Calliopsis andreniformis isolate RMS-2024a chromosome 9, iyCalAndr_principal, whole genome shotgun sequence genomic window carries:
- the LOC143183845 gene encoding uncharacterized protein LOC143183845 isoform X1 gives MSSNSKKSPRFEDLISTEDDTLGSSISLSVGENSIRIKEKPKVIKENEQDEKNDKEKWWLKKPETKLEVSNAAPSDANMKQSPSPSPDVSSSMKEFLEKEKMCKAMHKSEIEMKDKDDTLCDILASAAFDKYPSDFENATDEDIGSILEEMSKIAGALSPNSAPDRTKSRNMTKNSTEEEQSLQELLEEAEKLVRKNSTSLSKSGSKSDTLVPENLSEDVESLNRVRQLEADIFQMIEEEVHKETERIKKSPKYEKKRDNSPGFEIIYENMNGLKAPKTLELQRRKFEEQKVEVSSSSDLDDPIERHSKSEELKSTRKIESDKDNLQKEITDVDKDFFEDLLKRSKERAEGGMSGSSSFGQEDFSHFLKLLQGQTDKKEQQSNEFNSATIFLPKSTDQKISDLEKDPANDKSPVFPEKEISDILEKELPQQNDSKEKHEIVETDSSLGEEESKRSQNSSNNQNELTTSNKKDQLSPKKIVTSKETKKGLNSKEELYTVGLTPRLELFADTIPKLLAEKTMESATQQDKETTEDAKADEHKTISNCEIKASVITATTQRSNLKRESIHVASASNVKQQKKEIKFSKSRSYDQICKTSFRTSVENLRANKPLDTGKKPANSVMRRSPTLKPKLQPTVKPITKILPKSKLLPKPKRDPIKTGSTPALSSTYKSSLTKSPDSHIKTSTMIGDTKQNITKQNWEMLCKEERHKNALLKQQLESEAKMYKNQMDNMRVSFEEELFALKKQNIILKAKVDELSLSDKRPEPPPKKETKVILLEKELEKQENMIRTYEMENKKLIRDARRMQEEMKQLQKQKSTALESGKMQELADRVKDLEEETLKLNLEVSELREKNADWALKNEDLNQQNSLLNDELEMFKEQLQTKNNFITTRLQAMTTAELELKKQLEDLTVKLSSKTEQLRVVKQEFDRLQQNILPLEKELLELRVKEGNLQEKLQIAKSHVEREKQLTQKLKDQVILDSKKITDLNRQVREMERILKRKNPDSVSALILTANSEQEKIGTEKVKLLEDRITSLESEIKARDDLAQQKLIEFQKKFSDMKEKYTTQIMELENKLFEVNVKDRKVYNDMFTQTASKLVENKSVETIRREERAGSFEKEDKKDQKSSTKTVPKCQAVKEDAHLLATIRGLKLELANKDKSVSKLTKEFQELQKTNRRLQKEREKLLNDRRTIKTMDFEKMNRGMVSSDSKLLTLKAAEGNDQNSNVYQNGHMSDSNTQRLSASVQKLYDPMHYTENGDSNLVKRLTDENDILKEELSKMNKDYMALKNKRLHDLNLLQEEHEREMATLLKEYSVKFGDSKVVKLQGQINTQIAVISHLKQQIEKLRDFKEQVVVLKAERDHLENRVKTLNEKVKYLSTPGTEQLQLLQDKITILQQRHESREMTLQTMVRDLLRNRTQCKDCKNEKGKNRQLCYFRQELDHILGMLQEIANVH, from the exons ATGTCCTCAAACTCAAAGAAGTCTCCTCGCTTTGAGGAT TTAATATCAACTGAAGATGATACTTTGGGTTCATCTATCAGCCTTAGTGTGGGTGAAAATTCAATTAGAATAAAAGAGAAACCAAAAGTGATCAAGGAAAATGAACAAGATGAAAAGAATGACAAGGAGAAATGGTGGTTAAAGAAGCCAGAGACTAAGCTTGAAGTTTCTAACGCAGCTCCAAGTGATGCAAATATGAAACAGTCTCCATCCCCTTCGCCTGATGTAAGCTCATCGATGAAAGAGTTTTTGGAGAAAGAGAAAATGTGCAAA GCCATGCATAAAAGTGAAATTGAAATGAAAGACAAAGATGATACCTTGTGCGATATTTTGGCTTCTGCAGCTTTTGATAAATATCCATCAGACTTTGAGA ATGCAACTGATGAAGATATAGGTAGCATTTTAGAAGAAATGAGTAAAATTGCTGGAGCTCTTAGTCCAAATTCAGCTCCTGATCGTACAAAATCTAGGAATATGACTAAGAATTCTACGGAAGAGGAACAGTCTTTACAGGAGTTACTAGAGGAAGCTGAGAAGCTTGTACGAAAAAATAGCACTAGTTTATCCAAAAGTGGATCAAAATCTGATACTTTAGTACCTGAGAATCTTTCAGAGGATGTAGAAAGTCTTAACCGAGTTAGGCAATTAGAAGCAGATATCTTTCAAATGATAGAAGAGGAAGTGCATAAGGAAAcagaaagaataaaaaaaagtcCCAAATATGAGAAAAAGAGGGATAACAGTCCtggatttgaaattatttatgaaaatatgaatgGGTTAAAAGCTCCAAAAACATTGGAATTACAAAGAAGAAAATTTGAAGAacagaaagtagaagtgtcaAGTAGTTCTGATTTGGATGACCCAATTGAAAGACATTCAAAGTCAGAGGAATTAAAAAGTACAAGAAAAATAGAATCAGATAAAGATAATTTACAGAAAGAGATAACCGATGTAGATAAGGATTTTTTTGAAGATTTATTAAAGAGATCTAAAGAAAGAGCTGAAGGTGGTATGTCAGGTAGTTCAAGCTTTGGACAAGAagatttttcacattttttgaaACTTTTGCAAGGACAAACTGACAAAAAGGAACAGCAGTCCAATGAGTTTAATTCTGCAACTATATTTCTTCCGAAATCTACAGATCAGAAAATATCTGATCTAGAAAAAGATCCTGCAAATGATAAGAGTCCTGTATTTCCAGAGAAAGAAATTTCAGATATATTAGAAAAAGAATTGCCTCAACAGAATGATTCTAAAGAGAAACATGAAATAGTTGAAACGGATTCTAGTTTAGGTGAAGAAGAATCTAAACGTTCTCAGAATAgtagtaataatcaaaatgaattAACAACATCTAATAAAAAAGATCAGTTATCTCCAAAAAAGATAGTTACATCAAAGGAAACTAAGAAAGGACTTAATTCTAAGGAGGAGTTGTATACAGTTGGCCTCACACCAAGATTAGAACTGTTCGCTGATACAATTCCAAAATTGTTAGCCGAAAAGACCATGGAAAGTGCAACACAACAGGACAAAGAAACTACAGAAGATGCAAAAGCAGATGAACATAAAACCATATCAAATTGTGAGATTAAAGCCAGCGTAATTACAGCAACTACACAACGCAGTAACTTAAAACGTGAATCCATCCATGTGGCTAGTGCATCAAATGTGAAACAgcagaaaaaagaaataaagtttTCTAAGTCAAGAAGTTACGATCAGATATGCAAAACATCATTTAGAACTTCTGTAGAAAATTTGAGAGCAAACAAACCTTTAGATACAGGAAAGAAACCTGCCAATTCTGTAATGAGACGTTCGCCAACATTGAAGCCAAAATTGCAACCTACTGTTAAACCAATTACGAAAATTCTTCCTAAATCAAAACTTCTTCCAAAGCCAAAAAGGGATCCTATTAAGACTGGTTCTACTCCTGCATTGTCTTCCACGTATAAAAGCTCCTTAACGAAATCACCAGATAGTCATATCAAGACATCTACGATGATTGGCGATACGAAGCAAAATATAACAAAGCAGAATTGGGAAATGTTATGTAAAGAGGAGAGGCACAAGAATGCTCTTCTAAAACAACAACTAGAGTCTGAagcaaaaatgtacaaaaacCAAATGGACAATATGCGTGTATCCTTTGAGGAAGAACTGTTTGCATTGAAGAagcaaaatataattttaaaagcAAAGGTAGATGAACTTTCGTTGAGTGACAAACGCCCAGAACCTCCACCGAAAAAAGAGACGAAGGTTATTCTTCTGGAAAAAGAGTTAGAGAAACAAGAGAACATGATACGCACTTACGAAATGGAGAACAAGAAGTTGATACGCGATGCGAGACGTATGCAGGAAGAAATGAAACAGTTACAGAAGCAAAAAAGCACGGCATTGGAATCGGGTAAAATGCAAGAACTTGCTGATAGGGTAAAAGATCTCGAAGAAGAAACTTTGAAACTTAATCTGGAAGTTTCAGAACTTCGAGAGAAAAATGCTGATTGGGCATTAAAGAATGAAGATTTGAATCAGCAGAACAGTCTTTTGAACGATGAATTGGAGATGTTCAAGGAACAGTTGCAAACGAAAAACAACTTCATCACTACTCGATTGCAAGCTATGACTACAGCAGAACTAGAATTGAAGAAGCAATTGGAAGATCTGACAGTAAAATTAAGCTCCAAAACGGAACAGCTACGAGTAGTGAAACAAGAGTTTGACAGGCTTCAACAAAATATACTTCCACTGGAGAAGGAACTGTTGGAGCTGAGAGTAAAGGAAGGAAATCTTCAGGAGAAGTTACAAATAGCTAAAAGTCATGTAGAACGCGAGAAGCAACTGACACAAAAGTTAAAAGACCAAGTGATCCTCGATAGTAAAAAAATTACAGACTTGAATAGGCAAGTGCGGGAAATGGAAAGGATACTTAAAAGGAAGAATCCTGACTCCGTATCTGCGCTTATATTAACAGCGAATTCAGAGCAGGAGAAGATCGGTACAGAGAAAGTAAAGTTGTTAGAGGATCGAATCACTAGTTTGGAAAGCGAAATCAAGGCAAGGGACGATTTAGCACAGCAAAAACTAATTGAATTCCAGAAGAAGTTCTCTGATATGAAAGAGAAATACACTACACAGATAATGGAGCTAGAGAACAAACTCTTTGAAGTGAATGTCAAAGATCGTAAAGTATATAACGACATGTTTACTCAAACAGCATCAAAACTTGTAGAAAATAAGAGTGTTGAAACTATTAGAAGGGAAGAGAGAGCTGGGTCGTTTGAGAAAGAAGATAAGAAGGATCAGAAATCATCAACTAAAACAGTTCCTAAGTGTCAGGCTGTTAAAGAGGATGCCCATCTCTTAGCTACaataagaggattgaaattagagCTGGCAAATAAGGACAAATCAGTTTCAAAGCTCACCAAAGAATTTCAGGAACTACAGAAGACTAATAGAAGACTGCAAAAGGAAAGGGAGAAATTGTTGAACGACAGAAGGACTATCAAGACCATGGATTTCGAGAAAATGAATCGCGGTATGGTTTCCTCGGATTCAAAGTTACTGACTTTGAAAGCTGCTGAAGGGAACGACCAAAACTCAAATGTCTATCAAAATGGACACATGTCTGACTCGAACACACAGCGTCTATCTGCTTCTGTACAAAAGCTCTATGATCCCATGCATTATACTGAGAATGGCGATAGTAATCTTGTAAAGAGATTAACCGATGAGAATGATATCTTAAAGGAAGAATTAAGCAAGATGAACAAGGACTACATGGCTTTGAAGAATAAACGACTGCATGACTTGAATCTTTTGCAAGAAGAACACGAACGTGAGATGGCCACTTTGCTCAAAGAGTACAGCGTCAAATTTGGAGATTCTAAAGTGGTAAAGTTACAG GGTCAAATAAATACGCAAATAGCTGTGATATCGCACTTAAAGCAGCAAATTGAAAAGTTAAGAGATTTCAAGGAACAAGTGGTCGTTCTGAAGGCTGAACGGGATCACTTGGAGAATAGAGTGAAGACGCTAAATGAGAAAGTCAAGTATTTATCAACGCCG gGCACAGAACAGTTACAATTGTTACAGGATAAAATAACAATCCTTCAGCAACGACACGAAAGTCGAGAAATGACTCTTCAGACAATGGTGCGCGATTTACTTCGAAATAGAACGCAGTGTAAAGACTGTAAGAACGAGAAAGGTAAAAATCGACAGTTATGCTATTTTCGGCAAGAACTTGATCATATCTTGGGAATGCTGCAAGAAATCGCTAACGTCCACTGA